A region from the Streptomyces sp. NBC_01445 genome encodes:
- a CDS encoding (R)-mandelonitrile lyase, protein MEILKAPATFKLPAEMFTGDAWADVIYRGEEPSRARANMVRFSPGARTAWHRHGLGQALHVVSGAALIGTRDGVIIEAHPGDTIGCPPGEEHWHGASPDQFMEHLALWEGDEVTWLEHVTDAEYGGARTRTRAPHGSDS, encoded by the coding sequence ATGGAGATCCTCAAGGCCCCGGCCACGTTCAAGCTGCCCGCCGAGATGTTCACCGGGGACGCCTGGGCGGATGTGATCTACCGGGGTGAGGAGCCCTCACGGGCGCGGGCCAACATGGTCCGCTTCTCGCCCGGCGCCCGTACCGCCTGGCACCGCCACGGCCTGGGGCAGGCCCTGCACGTCGTGTCCGGCGCCGCCCTGATCGGCACCCGGGACGGCGTGATCATCGAGGCGCACCCGGGCGACACCATCGGTTGCCCGCCCGGCGAGGAGCACTGGCACGGCGCGAGTCCGGACCAGTTCATGGAGCACCTCGCGCTGTGGGAGGGCGACGAGGTCACGTGGCTGGAGCACGTCACGGACGCCGAGTACGGCGGTGCACGCACCCGCACTCGCGCCCCGCACGGCTCCGACAGCTGA
- a CDS encoding carboxymuconolactone decarboxylase family protein, with translation MTEKTTQPGPRELFGDVAPALAGYSEDVLFGQAWKSPALAPRDRSLVTVASLITSGSSEQLGYHLGLARQNGVTEAELIETITHMAFYAGWPKAMSALTVARELFRTA, from the coding sequence ATGACGGAGAAGACCACCCAGCCGGGTCCGCGGGAACTGTTCGGTGACGTCGCGCCCGCGTTGGCCGGGTACAGCGAGGACGTGCTCTTCGGTCAGGCGTGGAAGAGCCCGGCGCTTGCCCCCAGGGACCGGAGCCTGGTGACCGTGGCCAGCCTGATCACCAGCGGCAGCAGTGAGCAGCTCGGCTACCACCTCGGCCTGGCCAGGCAGAACGGCGTCACCGAGGCGGAGCTCATCGAGACGATCACGCACATGGCGTTCTATGCCGGATGGCCCAAGGCCATGTCCGCCCTGACCGTGGCCCGCGAACTGTTCCGCACGGCCTGA
- a CDS encoding helix-turn-helix transcriptional regulator, translating into MDNRSEVREFLTSRRAKITPQQAGLPASGKRRVKGLRREEVAMLAGVSAEYYARLERGSLSGVSEPVLDSVARALQLDEAERAHLDDLARAANTTRRPTRRRAPQPIRPALQHLLDAMTEAPAFIRNGRLDILATNRLGRALYAPVFADPARPVNLARYEFLNPGAADFLPQLEFQAAGAVALLRTEAGRDPYNRDLTDLIGELSTRSEKFRTLWAAHDVRLHQTGIKQFRHPAVGELTLPFEAMPIPTDPGLTLTALSAEPGTPAHDSLKLLASWAATLDQDDQPETIVSTDNDTLA; encoded by the coding sequence ATGGACAACCGGAGCGAGGTACGCGAGTTCCTGACCAGCCGCCGTGCCAAGATCACGCCGCAGCAGGCGGGACTGCCCGCCAGCGGCAAGCGGCGCGTGAAGGGGCTGCGCCGGGAGGAAGTCGCGATGCTCGCCGGCGTCAGCGCCGAGTACTACGCCCGCCTAGAGCGCGGCAGCCTCTCCGGCGTCTCCGAACCCGTCCTCGACTCCGTCGCCCGCGCCCTCCAGCTCGACGAGGCCGAGCGCGCCCACCTCGACGACCTCGCGCGCGCCGCCAACACCACCCGGCGCCCGACCCGCCGACGGGCCCCGCAACCGATCCGCCCTGCCCTGCAGCACCTGCTCGACGCGATGACCGAGGCACCGGCCTTCATCCGCAACGGCCGCCTCGACATCCTCGCCACCAACCGGCTCGGCCGCGCCCTGTACGCCCCCGTGTTCGCCGACCCCGCCCGGCCCGTGAACCTCGCCCGGTACGAGTTCCTCAACCCCGGCGCGGCCGACTTCCTGCCCCAGCTGGAATTCCAGGCGGCCGGGGCGGTGGCGCTGCTGCGCACCGAGGCGGGTCGCGATCCGTACAACCGGGACCTGACCGACCTCATCGGCGAACTCTCTACCCGCAGCGAGAAGTTCCGCACCCTGTGGGCCGCCCACGACGTGCGCCTGCACCAGACCGGCATCAAGCAATTCCGCCACCCCGCAGTTGGCGAGCTCACCCTCCCCTTCGAGGCCATGCCCATCCCGACCGACCCCGGCCTCACTCTCACCGCTCTCAGCGCCGAACCGGGCACCCCCGCCCACGACAGCCTCAAACTCCTTGCCAGCTGGGCCGCCACCCTCGACCAGGACGATCAGCCCGAAACCATCGTGAGCACCGACAACGACACCCTCGCCTAG
- a CDS encoding helix-turn-helix transcriptional regulator: MDHSTEIREFLRTRRARITPEEAGLTPHPGPRRVPGLRREEVAQLAGVSVDYYVRLERGRTQGVSRTVLEAVARALRLDDTERSHLFDLAQPTADRPRRKRPLAPQRVHPTLYQALDVIGSPAMVQGRRTDVLATNRLATALYTDFQARPHAERNFARYLFLDEAARTLYGDHWDKAAAETVASLHLYAGSHPDDPQLTELIGELSLRDKDFRSLWADHDVLAHATGTKRLHHPLVGDLTLDYVTLNVAGAPDQSLIILTPEPASPSAEALSILASWTDAPAPTPAEEARESAG, from the coding sequence ATGGACCACAGCACCGAGATCCGCGAGTTCCTGCGTACCCGCCGGGCCCGGATCACCCCGGAGGAGGCCGGCCTGACCCCGCACCCCGGCCCCCGCCGGGTACCGGGGCTACGGCGCGAGGAAGTCGCCCAGCTCGCCGGGGTCAGCGTCGACTACTACGTGCGCCTGGAGCGCGGCCGCACCCAGGGCGTCTCCCGTACGGTCCTGGAAGCCGTCGCCCGCGCCCTGCGCCTGGACGACACCGAACGCTCCCACCTCTTCGACCTCGCCCAGCCCACCGCCGACCGGCCCCGCCGCAAGCGGCCACTCGCCCCCCAGCGGGTGCACCCCACCCTGTACCAGGCCCTGGATGTCATCGGCTCCCCGGCAATGGTCCAGGGGCGGCGTACGGACGTCCTGGCGACCAACCGTCTCGCCACCGCCCTGTACACCGACTTCCAGGCCCGCCCGCACGCGGAGCGCAACTTCGCCCGCTACCTCTTCCTCGACGAGGCCGCCCGCACCTTGTACGGCGACCACTGGGACAAGGCCGCCGCCGAAACCGTCGCCTCCCTGCACCTGTACGCCGGAAGCCATCCCGACGACCCGCAACTCACCGAACTCATCGGCGAGTTGTCCCTTCGCGACAAGGACTTCCGCAGCCTGTGGGCCGACCACGACGTCCTCGCCCACGCCACCGGCACCAAACGCCTCCACCACCCGCTCGTCGGCGACCTCACCCTCGACTACGTCACCCTGAACGTCGCCGGCGCCCCCGACCAGTCCCTCATCATCCTCACGCCCGAGCCCGCCTCCCCATCCGCCGAGGCCCTCTCGATCCTCGCCAGCTGGACCGACGCACCCGCCCCGACTCCCGCCGAAGAAGCGCGCGAATCGGCTGGTTGA
- a CDS encoding aldo/keto reductase, with translation MKHISLGGLDVSRIGLGAMTMAGTYTTGGGLDDSESIRTIHRALDLGVTHIDTAEIYGPFHSEEIVGKAVRGRRDDVVIATKFGLVSHSGGGPGVIDSSAGNVKAAVEGSLQRLGTDHIDLYYQHRVDPNTPIEETVGALADLVIEGKIRHIGLSEAGPATIRRAHAVHPVAALQTEYSLWTRDVEAEILPLLRELGIGFVPYSPLGHGLLTGQIRTVDDFADDDWRKTNPRFTGENFQRNLRIVDEVQAIGAEIDATPAQTALAWLLTRGDDIAPIPGTRRVSRVEENTAADTIELSAAQLERLNNLTPASGERHDEANMASIDR, from the coding sequence ATGAAGCACATTTCCCTGGGCGGGCTCGATGTCTCGCGCATCGGTCTGGGCGCCATGACCATGGCCGGCACCTACACCACCGGCGGCGGCCTGGATGACAGCGAGTCGATCCGCACCATCCACCGGGCTCTGGACCTCGGCGTCACGCACATCGACACCGCCGAGATCTATGGCCCCTTCCACAGCGAGGAGATCGTCGGCAAGGCCGTAAGGGGCCGGCGCGATGATGTCGTCATCGCGACGAAGTTCGGTCTGGTCTCGCACTCCGGCGGCGGCCCCGGAGTCATCGACAGCAGCGCCGGCAATGTCAAGGCGGCTGTCGAAGGCTCGCTCCAGCGGCTCGGAACCGACCACATCGACCTCTATTACCAGCACCGCGTCGACCCGAACACCCCCATCGAGGAGACCGTCGGCGCGCTGGCCGACCTCGTCATCGAGGGCAAGATCCGCCACATCGGACTGTCCGAGGCCGGGCCCGCCACCATCCGCCGTGCCCACGCCGTACACCCGGTAGCAGCCCTGCAGACCGAATACTCCCTGTGGACCCGCGACGTCGAGGCCGAGATTCTCCCGCTGCTCCGCGAGCTCGGCATCGGCTTCGTACCCTACTCGCCCCTCGGACACGGTCTGCTGACCGGTCAGATTCGCACCGTCGACGACTTCGCCGACGACGACTGGCGCAAGACCAACCCGCGCTTCACCGGGGAGAACTTCCAGCGCAACCTGCGCATCGTCGACGAAGTCCAGGCCATCGGCGCCGAGATCGACGCGACCCCGGCCCAGACCGCACTGGCCTGGCTACTGACCCGCGGCGACGACATCGCCCCGATCCCGGGAACCCGGCGGGTCTCCCGCGTTGAGGAGAACACCGCCGCTGACACCATCGAACTCAGCGCCGCCCAGCTCGAGCGCCTCAACAACCTCACCCCCGCCTCGGGAGAACGCCACGACGAGGCGAACATGGCCAGCATCGACCGCTGA
- a CDS encoding sulfatase-like hydrolase/transferase encodes MTAHDERPNILWIVSEDCPPRFGCYGDPHATTPHLDALAERGVVFDHAYSAAPVCAPSRFALITGVAPESNAPANHMRAVAAKPAWMRTYPEILRDLGYYCTNNAKTDYNAAIVPDDIWDESSRQAHWSNRPDGTPFLAVFNYDATHESAVFARDPFLVDPDDIRLPAYLPDIRPIREDYAQYYKNVAEMDAFVGTLLAQLEEDGLLDRTIVIQTSDHGGVNPRSKRYCYDEGLHVPLIISAPARYAELFPRPGTRIDAAVSTIRIPATLVDLAGGKIPRYMQGRSLARAEFDPAGELAFAMRNRMDERYDMTRTVRDARYRYIRNYHPHRPYGQHQCFAWLAAGYRSWEREHRAGQLNDVQSAFWHTKPGVELYDTVDDPDQVRNLAGDPAYSEVEERLAQALRTHMLDVHDNGFLPEGSPAQGYDASRAPGTYPLTRILDVADAVPRQDFAELPCFVAALSDSDATVRRWGAIGVLTLGTAAAARTEGLLRAILETETDAFVTIPCAEALARYSADTDAAEELARLAGPGHPGPVRIEALNALTQLEPNTLHPHHHVVAAAADDEDEYVRGAGLYLLFQIEGTYTPETLVFRWDKLGLPKKDLAAFNPRLPQDNAPKDSR; translated from the coding sequence GTGACCGCGCACGACGAGCGCCCCAACATCTTGTGGATTGTGAGCGAGGACTGCCCGCCCCGGTTCGGATGCTACGGAGATCCTCACGCGACAACCCCGCATCTCGACGCACTGGCTGAACGCGGGGTGGTCTTCGACCACGCTTACAGCGCCGCGCCCGTGTGCGCACCGTCCCGGTTCGCGCTCATCACCGGGGTCGCCCCCGAAAGCAACGCACCGGCCAACCACATGAGGGCGGTCGCCGCGAAGCCAGCATGGATGCGCACGTACCCCGAGATCCTGCGCGACCTGGGTTACTACTGCACCAACAACGCCAAGACCGACTACAACGCCGCCATCGTCCCGGACGACATCTGGGACGAGTCCTCCCGGCAGGCGCACTGGAGCAACCGCCCGGACGGCACACCGTTCCTCGCCGTCTTCAACTACGACGCCACCCACGAAAGCGCCGTGTTCGCCCGGGACCCCTTCCTCGTCGACCCCGACGACATCCGCCTGCCCGCCTATCTGCCCGACATCCGCCCGATCCGCGAGGACTACGCCCAGTACTACAAGAACGTCGCCGAAATGGACGCCTTCGTCGGGACACTGCTCGCGCAACTGGAGGAGGACGGCCTGCTCGACCGCACGATCGTCATCCAGACCTCCGACCACGGCGGGGTCAACCCCCGCTCCAAGCGGTACTGCTACGACGAAGGCCTGCACGTGCCGTTGATCATCTCCGCGCCCGCACGGTACGCCGAACTGTTCCCCCGGCCCGGCACACGGATCGACGCTGCCGTGAGCACCATCCGCATCCCCGCGACCCTGGTCGACCTCGCCGGCGGCAAGATACCCCGCTACATGCAGGGACGCAGCCTTGCCCGAGCCGAGTTCGACCCGGCCGGCGAACTCGCCTTCGCCATGCGCAACCGGATGGACGAGCGCTACGACATGACACGAACGGTCCGGGACGCGCGCTACCGCTACATCAGGAACTATCACCCGCACCGCCCCTATGGACAGCACCAATGCTTCGCCTGGCTCGCCGCCGGATACCGGTCGTGGGAGAGGGAACACCGAGCGGGCCAACTCAACGACGTGCAGTCGGCGTTCTGGCACACCAAGCCGGGAGTCGAGCTCTACGACACCGTCGACGACCCCGACCAGGTCCGCAACCTTGCCGGCGATCCTGCCTACTCAGAGGTCGAAGAACGGCTGGCGCAGGCGCTGCGCACCCACATGCTCGACGTGCACGACAACGGATTCCTGCCGGAAGGCTCACCCGCGCAGGGCTACGACGCCAGCCGAGCACCCGGCACCTACCCGCTGACCCGGATCCTTGACGTCGCAGACGCCGTGCCCCGCCAGGACTTCGCTGAACTGCCGTGCTTCGTCGCCGCGTTGAGCGACTCGGACGCGACGGTTCGACGCTGGGGAGCCATCGGCGTGCTCACACTCGGCACGGCGGCGGCAGCCCGCACCGAAGGCCTCCTGCGCGCGATACTCGAAACCGAGACCGACGCCTTCGTCACCATCCCCTGCGCCGAAGCACTCGCCCGCTACTCGGCCGACACCGATGCCGCTGAGGAACTCGCCCGGCTTGCAGGACCCGGCCACCCCGGACCTGTTCGCATCGAGGCCCTCAACGCACTCACCCAACTGGAACCCAACACACTCCACCCACACCACCACGTCGTGGCCGCGGCAGCCGACGACGAAGACGAGTACGTGCGCGGAGCGGGCCTCTATCTCCTCTTCCAGATCGAAGGCACCTACACCCCCGAGACGTTGGTCTTCCGGTGGGACAAACTCGGCCTGCCCAAGAAGGATCTCGCAGCGTTCAATCCCCGGCTCCCTCAGGACAACGCTCCCAAGGACAGCCGCTAG
- a CDS encoding MFS transporter, whose protein sequence is MGTIEPTRAAAVAEDGATRRQGAGTALAPEGAHVGPGFITAITGAYFGTWLALLPATTVTLALRVQQIAPHHKASALSLVLTTGAVVALLAQNIFGALSDRTTSRFGMRRPWITAGALLGVLSLGLLATASSVPMMVLAWALVQLAFNILLAGLNPVIPDHVPSAQMGRVSAITQLTSQLGVVGGAFLAQLFLPDLTLAILLPGLVCLAGVGIFMFVLRDRRLDPADRRPLRLKTLVLAYWVNPRTAPDFAWAWLSRFLIFCGSATLAGYQTYFLMSRFGYTQSTVGEAVFKVLLINTVAVVLTSVLFGAISDRLRRRKPFVMISASILALAHVLAAYSHSMPTYLVATAIGGIATGCYLSVDMALVTEVLPSRDETGKDMGVFHLANVLPQTLVPAVAPLFLAIGGHGENYPAFFLAGAVMGIAGALCIQRVRSVR, encoded by the coding sequence ATGGGCACGATCGAACCCACCAGAGCCGCAGCCGTCGCCGAGGACGGCGCGACGCGCCGGCAGGGGGCGGGCACGGCCTTGGCGCCCGAGGGTGCGCATGTCGGGCCGGGTTTCATCACGGCGATCACGGGCGCCTATTTCGGCACCTGGCTGGCCTTGCTGCCTGCCACCACGGTGACGTTGGCCCTGCGGGTGCAGCAGATCGCGCCGCACCACAAGGCATCGGCACTGTCGCTGGTCCTCACGACGGGGGCCGTCGTCGCACTGCTCGCCCAGAACATCTTCGGCGCCCTGTCGGACCGCACCACGAGCCGGTTCGGCATGCGGCGGCCATGGATCACCGCCGGGGCCCTCCTGGGCGTCCTCAGCCTCGGCCTGCTGGCCACCGCCTCCAGCGTGCCCATGATGGTGCTGGCCTGGGCCCTGGTCCAGCTGGCGTTCAACATCCTGCTCGCCGGCCTCAACCCGGTGATCCCGGACCACGTTCCCTCGGCGCAGATGGGCAGGGTCTCGGCGATCACCCAACTGACCAGCCAGCTCGGTGTCGTGGGCGGGGCGTTCCTGGCCCAGCTGTTCCTGCCCGACCTGACCCTGGCGATCCTCCTGCCGGGCCTGGTCTGCCTCGCCGGTGTCGGGATCTTCATGTTCGTGCTGCGTGACCGACGGCTGGATCCTGCCGACCGCCGGCCGCTGCGGCTGAAGACTCTCGTCCTCGCGTACTGGGTCAACCCTCGGACGGCGCCCGACTTCGCCTGGGCCTGGCTGTCGCGGTTCCTCATCTTCTGCGGCAGCGCCACGCTGGCCGGCTACCAGACGTACTTCCTGATGAGCCGGTTCGGCTACACCCAAAGCACGGTCGGTGAAGCCGTGTTCAAGGTCCTCCTCATCAACACGGTGGCCGTGGTGCTGACCAGCGTCCTCTTCGGCGCGATATCGGACCGACTCCGCCGGCGTAAGCCGTTCGTGATGATCTCGGCGAGCATCCTGGCACTGGCCCACGTCCTGGCCGCCTACTCCCACAGCATGCCGACCTACCTCGTCGCCACCGCCATCGGCGGCATCGCCACGGGCTGCTACCTGTCGGTGGACATGGCGCTGGTCACCGAAGTCCTGCCCTCACGGGACGAGACCGGCAAGGACATGGGCGTGTTCCACCTGGCGAACGTGCTGCCGCAGACCCTCGTACCGGCGGTGGCCCCGCTGTTCCTGGCGATCGGCGGCCACGGCGAGAACTACCCGGCGTTCTTCCTGGCCGGAGCGGTCATGGGCATCGCCGGCGCGCTGTGCATTCAGCGCGTGCGCTCGGTGCGCTGA
- a CDS encoding LacI family DNA-binding transcriptional regulator: MTPAPPTGRPTSADVAHRAGVSRTTVSYVLNGRTDQGISEETRRRVLSAVRDLGYAPNASARMLRAGRSNIVLMPMWQLPASPATDTFVEHLSQELEARDLCLLIHGDRTAAGDEGARAWAELRPAAVLANAQRCPASSVRLLRRAGVDAILLIGDVPDGRAPAVPEDRSAVARCAAEYLLGRGHDRLACLVPSGPLAELGQPRFAAVQAVAAAAGVPVERVDCELSTDSLAATAAAWRDPARRPSGVYAYNDEFALTLIQVLRDTGLRVPEDISVVGSGNFPLGKVLRPRLTSTHVPTPGIARVVAASIRRLIDGQDIDHDEIIAAVRPHLVAGESG, translated from the coding sequence ATGACCCCCGCCCCCCCGACCGGACGCCCCACCAGCGCTGACGTCGCACACCGGGCAGGGGTGTCACGAACGACCGTGTCCTACGTCCTCAACGGCCGGACCGACCAGGGCATCAGCGAGGAGACACGACGTCGTGTCCTGTCGGCAGTACGGGACCTCGGCTACGCGCCGAACGCCAGCGCGCGGATGCTCCGCGCCGGGCGCAGCAACATCGTGTTGATGCCCATGTGGCAACTCCCGGCCAGCCCGGCCACGGACACATTCGTCGAGCACCTGAGCCAGGAGCTGGAAGCCCGCGATCTGTGTCTGTTGATCCACGGAGACCGCACCGCAGCCGGCGACGAAGGCGCGCGCGCCTGGGCCGAACTGCGCCCGGCCGCGGTGCTGGCGAACGCCCAGCGCTGTCCGGCCTCCTCCGTGCGCCTCCTGCGTCGCGCAGGCGTCGACGCGATCCTGCTGATCGGTGACGTACCCGACGGCAGGGCGCCCGCGGTGCCCGAAGACCGTTCCGCGGTGGCACGTTGCGCGGCCGAGTACCTGCTCGGCCGCGGGCACGACCGACTGGCCTGTCTGGTGCCCAGCGGTCCGCTCGCCGAGCTCGGGCAGCCGCGCTTCGCCGCCGTCCAGGCGGTCGCTGCTGCTGCCGGCGTACCGGTAGAGCGTGTGGACTGCGAGTTGTCCACCGACAGCCTCGCCGCGACGGCCGCCGCGTGGCGTGACCCCGCCCGCCGCCCCAGCGGCGTGTACGCATACAACGACGAGTTCGCACTCACCCTCATCCAGGTGCTGCGTGACACCGGCCTGCGGGTACCGGAGGACATCTCCGTCGTCGGCTCGGGCAATTTCCCTCTCGGCAAGGTCCTGCGTCCGCGGCTTACCTCCACACACGTGCCGACCCCCGGCATTGCCCGCGTGGTGGCAGCGTCAATCCGCCGCCTGATCGACGGCCAGGACATCGACCACGACGAGATCATCGCCGCCGTGCGCCCTCATCTGGTCGCCGGAGAGTCGGGCTGA
- a CDS encoding TetR/AcrR family transcriptional regulator, protein MAKGAQTRARSVSRLQAAALEVFAERGFHGASIEEICTRAGLSRGAFYSNFEDKEALFFALFDEHADREVARLDAAISDASTVEEALDGLTGDGNSDEERLWFLASTEFTLHAIRHPQTAERLAEHDRRLRDRLTELLTGFFARVGRHGNPDLDSLARLLIALHEGALMQSLVEPDRLPPGALQRRFLPAILRAEDY, encoded by the coding sequence ATGGCGAAGGGTGCGCAGACTCGCGCGCGAAGCGTGTCGAGACTGCAGGCAGCGGCGCTCGAGGTGTTCGCGGAGCGCGGCTTCCACGGCGCGTCGATCGAAGAGATCTGCACGCGAGCCGGGCTGTCGCGAGGGGCGTTCTACTCGAACTTCGAGGACAAGGAAGCCCTGTTCTTCGCCCTGTTCGACGAACACGCCGACCGTGAGGTGGCCCGCCTGGACGCGGCGATCTCGGATGCCTCGACGGTCGAGGAGGCACTCGACGGCCTGACGGGCGACGGGAACAGCGACGAGGAACGCCTGTGGTTCCTCGCGTCCACGGAGTTCACTCTCCACGCGATCCGGCACCCGCAGACCGCTGAGCGGCTTGCCGAGCACGATCGCCGGCTGCGGGACCGGCTCACCGAACTCCTCACGGGGTTCTTCGCACGCGTCGGGCGGCACGGGAACCCGGACCTCGACTCGCTCGCCCGGTTGCTCATCGCCCTCCACGAAGGCGCATTGATGCAGTCCCTCGTCGAACCCGACCGGCTGCCACCGGGTGCATTGCAGCGCAGGTTTCTGCCGGCGATCCTGAGGGCCGAGGACTACTAG
- a CDS encoding class II aldolase/adducin family protein — METLAADTQAALGTEEQIAALNLRPAGLSVEDERQLRKQELAASFRLFGKLGFGEGVAGHITARDPGDPDRFWVNPFGMSFRHIRVSDLLLVDGAGNVVEGKRPVNRAAFCIHSEVHRARPDVVAAAHAHSTYGKAFSSLGVRLAPLTQDACAFYEDHGLYADYQGVVNDTEEGRRIGRALGPHKAVILQNHGNLTVGQTVPEAAWWFITMERSCQAQLLAMAAGTPKHIDHDSAVVVREQIGTPLSGWFQLRPLWDEIVREEPDLFE, encoded by the coding sequence ATGGAGACACTCGCAGCCGACACGCAGGCGGCTCTTGGCACCGAAGAACAGATCGCGGCTCTGAATCTGCGTCCGGCCGGGCTGTCGGTCGAAGACGAGCGGCAGCTGCGCAAGCAGGAACTCGCCGCGTCGTTCCGGCTGTTCGGCAAGCTCGGCTTCGGCGAGGGAGTCGCCGGGCACATCACCGCACGCGATCCCGGCGACCCGGACCGCTTCTGGGTCAACCCGTTCGGCATGAGCTTCCGGCACATCCGGGTCTCCGACCTGCTTCTGGTCGACGGCGCGGGCAATGTCGTGGAGGGAAAGCGCCCGGTGAACCGCGCGGCGTTCTGCATCCACTCCGAGGTGCACCGCGCCCGCCCCGACGTCGTCGCCGCCGCCCACGCCCACTCGACGTACGGCAAAGCCTTCTCCAGCCTGGGAGTCCGCCTCGCCCCTCTGACCCAGGACGCCTGCGCCTTCTACGAGGACCACGGCCTCTACGCGGATTACCAAGGTGTCGTCAACGACACCGAGGAGGGCCGGCGCATCGGGCGGGCGCTCGGCCCGCACAAGGCCGTCATCCTCCAGAACCACGGAAACCTCACCGTGGGGCAGACCGTTCCGGAAGCGGCCTGGTGGTTCATCACCATGGAGCGTTCCTGCCAGGCACAACTTCTCGCGATGGCCGCCGGCACCCCCAAGCACATCGACCACGACAGTGCGGTCGTGGTCCGGGAACAGATCGGCACCCCACTTTCGGGGTGGTTCCAGCTGCGTCCCCTGTGGGACGAGATCGTCCGGGAAGAACCCGACCTCTTCGAGTAG
- a CDS encoding SDR family oxidoreductase, producing the protein MASATDERRPALPPLLRGQKALVTGANSGIGKATAIGLGRAGADVVVNYVFGREAADEVVEEIKSFGVRSYAHEADVSDEGQVVAMVARMVQEFGTIDILVANAGLQRDAASLEMTLGQWKKVLEVNLTGQFLCAREAAKEFVRRGVVPEVSRAAGKIVCMSSVHQIIPWSGHANYAASKGGILMMMQTLAQELAPQGIRVNAVAPGAIRTSINKSAWETPEAEADLLKLIPYRRVGDPDDIAQAVTVLASDLLDYVVGSTIYVDGGMTLFPGFATGG; encoded by the coding sequence ATGGCTTCGGCTACGGATGAGCGGCGGCCCGCCCTGCCACCTTTGCTGCGCGGGCAGAAGGCCCTGGTGACCGGCGCGAACTCGGGCATTGGCAAAGCCACCGCGATCGGTCTGGGCCGGGCCGGCGCGGACGTCGTCGTGAACTACGTGTTCGGCCGTGAGGCGGCGGACGAGGTCGTGGAGGAGATCAAGTCGTTCGGTGTGCGGTCGTACGCGCACGAGGCGGACGTCTCGGACGAGGGCCAAGTCGTCGCCATGGTCGCGCGGATGGTGCAGGAGTTCGGCACGATCGACATCCTGGTCGCCAATGCCGGCCTACAGCGGGATGCCGCCAGCCTGGAGATGACGCTGGGCCAGTGGAAGAAGGTGCTGGAGGTCAACCTGACCGGCCAGTTCCTGTGCGCCCGCGAGGCCGCCAAGGAGTTCGTGCGCCGGGGCGTGGTGCCTGAGGTGTCCCGGGCGGCCGGGAAGATCGTCTGTATGAGCTCCGTCCACCAGATCATTCCCTGGTCGGGCCACGCCAACTACGCCGCCTCCAAGGGCGGCATCCTGATGATGATGCAGACGCTGGCGCAGGAGCTCGCTCCCCAGGGCATCCGAGTCAACGCTGTTGCCCCCGGCGCCATCCGTACTTCGATCAACAAGAGCGCCTGGGAGACCCCTGAGGCCGAGGCCGATCTCCTCAAACTGATCCCGTATCGCCGGGTCGGTGACCCCGACGACATTGCGCAGGCGGTGACGGTGCTCGCCTCCGACCTCCTGGACTATGTGGTCGGCTCGACGATCTACGTAGACGGCGGGATGACGCTCTTCCCCGGCTTCGCGACGGGAGGCTGA
- a CDS encoding gluconokinase — MVGSATTPTVIVVTGVSGSGKTTLGRLLADRRSVPFVEGDDLHPPSNIAKMSACEPLDDQDRAPWLRAIAVRARMATQNGQGMVISCSALKYRYRRLIRAVDDGVWFLYLTLEPDVARERITQRTGHFMPAALLESQYADLEPLRDDEPGMAIDATPGTGEIIDAAEAALTDFETRGPH, encoded by the coding sequence ATGGTGGGATCGGCCACGACACCGACCGTCATCGTCGTGACGGGCGTGTCCGGCTCGGGCAAGACGACGCTGGGCCGACTGCTCGCCGACCGCCGCAGTGTGCCGTTCGTGGAGGGCGATGACCTCCACCCACCGTCGAACATCGCGAAGATGTCGGCCTGCGAGCCGCTGGATGACCAAGACCGCGCTCCATGGCTCCGTGCCATCGCCGTCCGGGCCCGGATGGCGACTCAGAACGGTCAGGGCATGGTCATCTCGTGCTCGGCCCTCAAATACCGGTACCGCCGCCTCATCCGCGCGGTCGACGACGGCGTGTGGTTCCTGTACCTGACCCTGGAACCCGACGTCGCCCGGGAGCGGATCACCCAGCGGACCGGGCACTTCATGCCGGCCGCTCTCCTCGAATCCCAGTACGCGGACCTGGAACCGCTGCGGGACGACGAGCCAGGGATGGCCATCGATGCCACCCCCGGCACCGGGGAGATCATCGACGCTGCCGAAGCCGCTCTCACGGACTTCGAAACCCGCGGGCCCCACTGA